Below is a genomic region from Fusarium oxysporum Fo47 chromosome VIII, complete sequence.
GGATGCGCGCGAGCGAGTTTCAAGTATGTTCTACAGTCTCCGCCCACGAAACATGTCGTGCCAGTCTTCCAAAGATAGACCGTCTGGACGGACGATATTAGCGCCATGACGAGAACCACCACAACTTGAAACTGAAGCACAAAGACGGACAGCGACAGATATTGTGTCTTTGAGTGTAACTCATCGTCACCAAATACACAACCTCCAACTTGGCTTGCTGATTCGTGGAGTGTCGGAGCATGAAACAAAGTGAGCCTAGACCCTGGCAGCTGGGATCGAGGCGCCTGTAAATTGCCTTGATAGGTCGGCTGCTGGTCCTTGGTGAAACAGACCGTGTTTCGACCGGGGCCACTCGGATGACGCCGTCCGAGTTAAAAGAGCGCATTTCTCTCCCGCTGTCCAGTTGTTTTCTTGCTGATTGTGTAGTTTGATACAGGGAAATAAGAACAACGTGTTGCTAATATTCCCCAATGGGTTCGAGAAACAAACTTGGGAATGAAGAAATGTCCGTGAGCGAGCTATTGAATTATAGCGGTTGATTGAGTTGAAACGGGTGACTTACTTGTTCCCATCTTGCATAAAGAAAGGTAAGGTAGCCGTAACTTAATTGCTTACCACGTGCTTACCGACCTCTCATAGGAATGGAGGCTGTCAGGCCATATCCACATTCGCATTCACTTCCCACGTCTAATCACCGAACAAGTTATCAGTGGTCGGGAACTTCTAATTTCGGCATCGTTCATTTGTTTGTTCCCCGTTATCTTTGATCAGTCCTTCGTGTTATCCGGGGTATGCACATTGCACATGTATAACTTGTGACTTTTAATTCTTATATCCATCCATTACAGTAATCACATTGCTTCAGTTAATACCACTTATTAGACGCCTTACCCCCTGATGGAAATCTACGCTTCGGAGTACATAGCACGGTCGTCAAAGGAGCTCCGTCATCGTAACTGGCCTCGTAATCCGTGCCTGCTTTCTACGCTTGGACTCTCTGTTGATCGGAAAGTGGGCGATCTGATATCAATACCCACGCACTGCTGAGAGCTTTGTCCTATACGTGCCAACAATATGATAGGGGTATCTCAAAGTATGAGTCTTCAGGAGTCAATGCGACGTATAGGGACCAAGGTTATAAGGAGGTTGTCAAGGATTATCAGGCGTACATGGACATCAATTGTCACCCGGCCCTACGATCCGATCGATTTGTTTGCAATGCTTGTATGTATCATGCTATCAGTATCATCCCACCTGTTTACCTCCCTGCGGGTACTATGCACAAGCATCAATGATATAGTTAGCCTTAATAGCCAGTATATCATCATCTCCCTCATATCACCTTCGGCATATCCATCTTCACCAGCATTGTTCGAACATTGAAGGGGGCCCTTCAATATACGGTGCATTTGCAGTTGGACAAAACGGTCAATGCATAGATCCaagggaggcaagaaaattTAAGCCTTGTATCctaaaaaataaaaagactAAGGTAAATTTAATAAGAGTTAGGTTAGTTTGGTATAACTTAGTAGGGCCTTAGAGTATTCTTGGTATCTTAATTAGAGGTACGTAGTCTTTCATCTGTTAGACTAGTAATCAACGAGAAGAATAACAATAAGCTATTGCCTGTCGATTCTATAACCCCTGAAGGCTGAACTATTTACTCTCAAATATATCTAACTGTTCTAATACGCTCGATAAAGAAAGTCATGGGGAAAGATAAACCTTGTCCAGTAATGTAATATCGATTTAGACTATCAAGGGGAGGCAGAACGACTTGAGACCTCTTTTCTAAATGACAAAAATACTCATATAAACTTAGATTAGACTTAGGAGACCTTTAGACTACTTATTTTTGGCATCCAAGCTTAGGGTCAGAAGTTgtcttgctccctgaggacTATGCAGCAGGCCCAGGGCAGATCTTCGAAGATTATTCTACCGAGGCCCACAGTCTCCGAGTGATGTTGCCCCTAACGGGCGGTGGTCTTTCTGCAGCCAGTACTTCATCCATCCCTTCATAcatatcaacatcttcaggaTTTCTAACCCACCCATCTCCCCGATGATACAGTCGGTGGCCAAAGTAGATGAGCAGAAACGCAGGGATGCCGATGTAAGCCGTGAAAAAATCACCCACTGACCATTGTGAAGGAAAGAAGACAGTGAATCCGTTGATGAGTAAAAGAATGATGGAGACAATGACTCCGAAGTACATGCCCCACGGCTGGAGGCGGGAGCGATATGGGGACTCCAACTTATGGTGAGTGATGGCATTGCGGTATCTCACATAAATTATACCACAGCAGATCCAACTAATATAGCCGGAGGTATTGGTGAGATTGATTAGCCAGTTGAAGACCGTCAGGCTACTATTTGACAGGCTGAGATATGCTAGGCATCCGAGGGAGGCAGTGATCAATACTGCATAATATGGAAGGCCATATCTATTACATCTCTTGAATATTGCAGGTGCATTTCCGGCCTTTGCAAGTGAATAAAGATTCCGAGAGGCAGAGTAGAGGAATGCGTTCGCAGCCGTGATCGCTGAAAGGAGGATCAGTGCATTGACGATGCTATCCAGGACAGGGATGCTGGCGTTCTTGATGGCAATAATGAAAGGTGAGCGCGCAGTCCCAGGTGCTGCAAGTCGGGGGTCATTTGATGCGCAGATTACACCAATTCCGAGGACGGAGGGCATGAAAAGAACGATCAGGCGCCAAATGTATCGTCGAGCGGCTCGGGGGAGGTTATAGCGTGGCGATTGCATCTCGCCCGCTGTCACGATGAGTTGTTCAGGAGCCAAGACGAATGCGAAGGATGCTAGAACAAAAGACTGAAGTAGTGCAACGAGTCGTCCGGCATCGCCCTCCACGATATAAGTGTTCACTGGGCCGGGGTCTTTCCAGTATCGAAAGTAGATAGCATCTTGATCAGGGCCTCCCCCGAAAAACAGCACAATGGAGAGAAAGATGAGGCCTAAGATGAGGAGAACTTTCATGCCTGCGCTCCAAAACTCGCATTCTCCAAAGACTCTGACCGGGAAGAGGTTCACAATGACGATGACAACATATATGATGGTGATCCACACGGCGCCATTAACCGCAGTGCCCCAATAGTTGATGAGAAGTGTAGAAGCGACGAATTCATAAGGGATCAAGATGCCAAGTGAGTACCAGTAGAGATATCCCATTGCAAAGCCCATGCTGCGAGACACATATTTGTGTCCGTAGTAGGCCATAGTGCCTCCCGGAACAGGGAGATAAGTTGCAATCTCGGCGATTCCAGTGACGATGCAGTAGACGAGTATAGACAAAACTCCATACGAAATCAGAAGGAACAGAGGACCGCCAATGCGAAGAACTTGGGCGGTTCCTAGGAACAGTGAAGTTCCAATGGCACCTCCTATGGCTATCATCTGAGAGTGCCGAGGCTTGAAGCCACGGTGTGTATCTTCGTTTCTTTCGGGATCGGAGCTACCATTTCGAATGGTTTCAACTTCACCAAGATGACTTGGGGACTTTTCTTGCTCATCCCTGGCTTTGAGAGGATGGGGCCCCGGACCCGGGAGGATAGACTCTGACATGGCTGGAATGAATATCGATGCACCAACGAGACAAGGTCGAATAGATATTTAAGAAGAGAATAAGAGTGTTTTGCAAGATATGGAAAAGGGAACCTTCGTGCTCATTTTATATTAAGCAAGAACGCCCATACCACTACCTACCACACAAGTCGCCCCAAGCGACCATGGCATGGAAGGAGGGTACCTTGACCAATAGGAAGTCACGATGCACTAATAAAACTACTGAGGTAGGTATCTTCATGAATAACATAGGCCAAGTCGATAGCGAAAGGTGTCCCTCATCTTGGTTTGACACGACTACCAGCAACATGGAAGTCTTCACTTACACGGCTATCAATTTACCTATCGCCGATATATGGAGGCTTGCAGCGCGGGGAAGTGCGGAGAAACCTTGTCTATCAGTAGTTGATAGTCTGGGCCTTTCCACGCCGTTGGCGCCGGGTGAGCTTAATAGCGGCGCCAACGGCGGGATTTCATGAGGGGGCTTCATGATAGGTAAGTTCGGGACTGGTTTGGAGGCTGATACTAAGTCGCCTAAAGTATCCTAGATATCAAGTAGGGCGGAAAGAGAGTTGATGATATGACGAATATATCTAGCAAACCTAGCTCTCAAAGATTCAGATCTGGCATCTAGCAACAGACCGTAAATCTCAACTATCCAAGATGGCTCACCCTTTTGTCTCCAACTCAAACATTCTCCATCGCTCATTCGCTGATCAACCTGAAAGAGTCGTTTCTGCCTCAGGTGTATCTCTCTTTCTCGAGTCTGGCCGTGAAATCCTTGATGCTTCAGCCGGACCAGCCGTATCATGTCTCGGCTTTGGACGTCCAGAGATTGCTGAAGTGGTCGCGAACCAGATGAACCAGCTTCCTTATCTCTACTCTGGCGCACGTTTCACTTGCGATGTAACCGAGGAGCTTGCGTCGATGCTTCTGCAAGGGCAACCCGGTGGCCTGTCCAAGGCCATATTCGTCAACTCTGGAAGCGAAGCCACTGATGCTGCTATCAAGCTCGCAACACAATACTGGCACGAGCGAGGAATGCCCCAGAAGCACCATGTCATCGCAAGAAAACAGAGCTATCATGGAAACACGATTGGAGCACTCTGTGTTTCTGGCCACAAATCTCGAAGGGCCATGTACCGCCACTGGCTCTCTCATAATGTAAGCTTCGTTGACCCCTGCTTCGCTTATAGGCTGAAGGGAAACGAATCCGACGAAGATTACGTCAAGCGTCTGGCAGATCAACTTGAGGCAGAGATTCTCCGTATTGGACCGGAGAACGTTTCTGCATTTGTGGCTGAGACTGTCAGTGGAACTACTCTAGGTTGCCTTCCTGCTGTACCTGGATACTTCGTGGCTGTCCGAGAGATTTGCGACAAACATGATGTCCTCTTGATCTTAGATGAAGTGAGTTACTATTGATTGTACCGATAACCATATTTGCTAATACATCTTAGATTATGTGCGGTATGGGGAAAACCGGCACTATGCATGCTTGGGAGCAGGAGGGCATTTCAGGGCCTGACATTCAGATGATAGGCAAAGCTCTTGGTGGAGGTTTTGTTCCCCTATCTGGCGTGTTGCTTCGCAATAAGATTTTCGACGCCCTCGCAGACGGATCTCGGGGATTAGCCCATGGACACACATTCCAAGTGAGCTTTATATGACAAGAAGTTGACTTGGAACTGGCTGACTTTCTCAACAGGCTCATCCAGTGGCTTGCGCTGCAGCCCTTGAGGCTCAGCGCATCATTCGTGATGAAGATATTCTCACCAACGTCCAAGAAATGGGTAAAGTCTTGGAGAGGCTCCTGAGAACAAATCTTGGACATATGGAATTTGTCGGCGATATCCGTGGGCGTGGTCTTTTTTGGGCTGTTGAGTTCGTTCAAGATCGTCGCACCAAAACACCCTTCCCGGCAAATATGAGACTGTGCCACCAGATCGTGGACAAGGCGCTTGATCTGGGCTTGAATATTTTGGGAAACCTAGGTGAAACTGGGGATATCCATGTTGATCATGTCATAATGTCTCCCCCATATGTGGTAACTGAGTCTGAATTGGGGCGGATGGTTGGTATTCTACGGGAATCTATTCAGACTGTGATGTCTGAGGTTATTGATATTCAAGGAGCGCGACTCTAATCATGCTTCAAAATAGATAGTTCATTAGTTGCAGTAAAAGTTCATTGAAATCCAACCCGATGTCCATTCAGGTATTGTAAATGGCTATCAGTCTGTCTAAGCTCTATGGTCCCTAGCCTTTTGATAAAAGAGATTGGTGCGGCCCATGGCTATAGCCACCAAGATAGCTAAAAACTTCAATCAATTTTGCAGCATTACAACATCTTCCCTTGTGCCTGCTCCTTTCTTACTTGTCGTTTATTCGATATCTGCACTAACAAGCTCGGCCAACGATCTACCCCAGAATTAGGTTCCCCGCATAACCCCACGTTACCATCTTCAGATTAGCCTCTCCCGCCCATAGCGCCGTGCATGAGTGTCGTTGATTACGGGATGTGGCCTGAAACTTTCAATCTTCAATCTTCCTCTCTAATTCTCTTCCTTCATATCACCGCCCATAGCGCTCTTGGTCATTTCAAAGCTTACTCGGGCTCCTGAGTAGAATCGGATCAAGATTTTGAGTCCCATGAACGAATCACTTAGAACCCCACCTTCGGCTTCAACTCGGAGAGGTGGCTATACTCGACAGAAGCGTGGATGTCTAACATGTCGTCAACGGTATGTCAAGGGTCTCATGCATCATTTAGGTCGCTATGCTAATCAATCCCAGAAAGAAGAAATGTGATCAGCTTTACCCTATCTGCAGTCACTGTTTGCGTCTCAACCTAGTATGCAAGCGTGAGCCTCCACGCTCAGTGCTACCCTCACCTGGGGCGGCAACGGGAGGTTCTGAAGTGACCGAGACAAGAGTTGTGAGAACCCCGAGCATAGACCAGCAAATCAAAGAGGTCACGCAACTATGCCAACCTCTTGGACTATCGCTGGAACCTGGTGACGCCAACTCGAAAAATCTTGTGGGAAGCAGACGAGTGATGCTGCGTTACTACACGGTGACACTTGCGTTTCTACTGACCACGAATCTCGAAAACAACTGTTTCCTCTCCGGTATGTGCACCGAGCACTAGATAACTTCATCAGCTTACCTGCAAAGTTATCCTTCCCATGGCGTTCGAATGCCCTGCCCTGATGTATGCCGTCTCAGCATGGGCTTCTTCCCACTTAGCATTACGGGACGAGAAGTTCAGAGCGGATTCGCTAAGGCACCGTGGACATGCTTTGGCTCAGCTTCAACAGTCAATGAAGCAGAGTGAGCTATCAACTGAGATGTGCCTCGCTGTGACCATGGTCCTCTGTTCTATGGAGTCAATATCCGAGGCTACCGATGCCTGGTATCCTCACTTGACAGGCGCAGCTGCTGCATTAGCTTGGCAGTCAGAGGGTTCTCTTGCGGTGGTGGATCCGAAGCAAGCTGTTCAGGCTACCTTTGAGGGGAGGTGGCTTCTCCGCAATTTCGCCTATCACGATATCATGATGAGTGTCTCGATGGATTGTCGTCCATTAGTAAGGGGGTTCTACTGGGCCTCAGAGGATGACACACTTGCAGATCCCTATTTTGGATTTGCGTCGCGGATACTCTATCTCATCTCCGAGACTAGCATTCTGAATGCCGACTTCGCAGAAGCAAAATTGGGATCACAGACCCGCGGTTATAGTTTTGCTGAACGTTCACAAAAGATAGAAAGTGAACTCCAGAGTTGGGTTTGCCCTTCAGGCCACGATGATTCACCGCTAGCGTTGCTTGGTGAAGCCTATCGCAACGCGGCGCTCATTCATCTATACCGAACCCTTGCTCGCTACATTAACAGCTATTCTGGCATTTTGAAAGCGAAGCTGAAGGCTTGTGTAGAGTCGATATGTAAGCTTAGCAGACAAGTGTCAGAGGGTTGCCTCGTGGAATGCACCCTCCTTTTCCCACTGTTCATGGCAGGAGGAGAAGCCCACGAGACAAGTGAGATAGAAATCATTAGAGAGAAGCTTGGCGAGATGATCAAGTGGCGAAAATTCCGAAACGTTGAAGCTtgtcttgatgttcttgatgaggtATGGCGGCGAAGAATGGATGGATCAAGGAGGGAAGACCAAGATAAGGTGGACTGGCTAGATGTGGTGAAGCAACGGGGCTGGAAGCTTTCCATTTCGTAATTGCGAAGTTCCGAATACCGAGAAAAAGCTTCTTTTTCCCATTGAATACAAGTTAATTCCTGGAAAGTATGTCAGCGACATACGACCTTCGTTCAATTAAGCTCCACCCCCGACCTGGGGCCGCCGTTGGCGCCAGAGTTTGCGCCATGCGGCTTAACGACATACACTCTTATCACCTCACTACTGCTGCATTAGACTTTAAATGTAAGATACATAACCGTGAATATGTTGATCGCCCGGTGGTAAAGGATTATAAAACACCAGCTTGTGTGTAAGCTCCTCACACCAATACAAACTAACTCTCCCTTCTCATACCTGAAGAAATCTTATCAATCACCAAGATGGCTACTACAACGCAAACCGTCACTATGATATCAAATACCTCGAAGCAAGAAGAGCTCAAAGAACGTGCGGATCAAGCCGCTGTTCCATATCGAGGTCCCCGTCTTCCCGCTGTTCCTGACGACCTTGTCATTCCAGGAATCTTCGACTTTGAATGCGACGAGCGCCTCTGGGTCCCACAAGCACCAGACGTTTGGTTCcgacctcttcttctctctgtTTCTGGCGGCTACTTTGTCAACATTCTTCGAGTCCGAAGATCTGGTATCCTCTCGCGCCATCGCCACGCTGGTTGCGTGCACGCAACAGTTCTCAAGGGCCGCTGGCATTATCTAGAACATCCGTGGTGGGCGACAGAGGGCGGTTATGCCTTTGAACCTCCTGGAGATATTCATACTCTTGAGGTTCCGGAGGATGTGAAGGAGATGGTGACCATGTTTCATGTCACAGGGGCTTATATCTATGTTGACCCTGATGGCAATCCTGTTGGCGTGGAAGATGTTTTCAGCAAGTTGGACAAGGCACGAAAGCACTATGAAGCTGTTGGACTCGGGGCAAGCTTCGCAGATCAATTTGTGAGATAAACGAAGAGTTGAGCAATAGGAGAATAATTTTACATACGAACTGTTCTATTCGATTATGACTGAGCCAAGGTTTTGTTGTGTCCTGTGTTGCAATATCAGCCTGCTGCATGGTCCAAATCGATAGCATATTACTGGAATGAGGTTGAACTTTCCTCGTGCCTTTCTTTATTAAGCGCATTCAAATAGTTAgatctaatatatttaagagTAAATTGTTTGGTTTCAGAGGTTATAGAATCgataataaaagtattagttgataattattctttttcttaaTTACAAAATTAATAGAAGAAAGGCCTTTAACCTCTAAATTAATCTAAGAGCCtactaagttatattaaaattacCTTTAAGTCTTATGTAATTCACTTAAGTCTTTTCCTCACTTAGGATACAAGTCTATGTGTTTGTGTAAGCCAGCATATAAACTATTATGTATTTCACTTTCTTACCCTAGGTCAAGTCAATCCAATCAACCATCTTTTAAAAGAAGAGCTCATAGGAGACATTTCAAATACTTACAACTATGAATCAAGCCTTTCATATGTATCGCCCTTCCCCATTTAAGATTAAAGTCTTAAGCTTTCCGCTATTCTCTAAGGTAGTTTCAATTATAAGGTGAACAGAGGCAGCGATGTCGGCTTTTGCCCCAGTATAATACAATTATGGACGTtgtaagaaaagaaaacgCCATGACTTAACCTTTTCGCTCCTTTATTTTCTCACCTCCATGGAAATATCGGCTTCTgatctttatataagtttcATACCAGGCAGGATCTCATTTCACAGAAACTTCATTGCTTTATTCTCCTAACATAGCCAAAACCAACCTTTCCTGTTAATCCGATCTCGCAGTGGCCAGTTGAACCCCGCATGAACCAAGTGGCTCACTATCTCAAACCCCGTATTTGCCCGCCTAAAAACTGTTAGTGCTGTACTACCCTGCAACTTTTCATCACACAATTGGGAGGGAATTCATTCCTCCCCCACGATCACGACATTATCACGACATCGCCAACGCCTTCTTTGGTGTTCAATTGGGTCAAAGCTGGAGTCGAAGACACCCACAGACGAGCAAAGACGGAATAGCCTGTGAGAAGTTTCGTCACTGAGCCAATTGACTGCATCTCATCCCAATTCTCACAGCTTGGTGACAGCCTCATTCTCAAGCAAGACATTGCAACACAACATTCCTAGAGACCTAACCATTCTTGGTATACGAATAACCCTAAGACTCGGGGCTGAAAGTGTAGTCACGCTGCACCAGAATTCCGTTTGACGTCGCATCAAAAATCTCAGTCGATCCGGTGACACCGATCATAACCAAGGCATCATGGCCAGCCAACACAAACCTGTTGTCAGCTTCCTCGGCCCAGTGGCCTCATACACCCATCAGGTAAAGCCTATCCTATAGTTGTCCCCTATAACGACGACCGCATGACACTAGCCTTGACTGACCTGGCTCCATAGGCTGTCCGTCAGGCCTTTTCTGAGTCAACATGGGAATTCTCCCCTGCAGTTACTATCGATGGTACGTTTTAGTCAATACATCGCAGTCGGGATGTCCGTACTGATTTTCCTGGCAAAGACGTATTTGACCAGGTCCAAAGCGGCCAGGTGCAAGCTGGTGTTGTGCCGTTTGAGAACTCCACCAATGGTTCTGTGAGCTTCACCTTGGACAACCTGGCTGACAGAACGAACCATTATCCGGATATCACTGTCGATGGCGAGACATACGTGGACGTTCACCATTGTCTTGTTGGTCACAAGAGCCCTGTGCCAGCTGTCGAAGACATTGCTGAAGGATCCGGTACTTGCACCCCAACAGCCACTGACCCGTCACCTTCAAAACCACGGTCCAGGCCCCTGGCAAGCCTCAAGCACATTCAACGCTTATATTCGCACCCCCAAGCATTTGGCCAATGTACCGCTTTCATCTCCACCTATCTCAAGGGTGTCGAGATTTTCGAGGTCAGCTCAACCAGCAAGGCAGCTGAAATTGTCAGTAAGGAC
It encodes:
- a CDS encoding amino acid permease/ SLC12A domain-containing protein, whose translation is MSESILPGPGPHPLKARDEQEKSPSHLGEVETIRNGSSDPERNEDTHRGFKPRHSQMIAIGGAIGTSLFLGTAQVLRIGGPLFLLISYGVLSILVYCIVTGIAEIATYLPVPGGTMAYYGHKYVSRSMGFAMGYLYWYSLGILIPYEFVASTLLINYWGTAVNGAVWITIIYVVIVIVNLFPVRVFGECEFWSAGMKVLLILGLIFLSIVLFFGGGPDQDAIYFRYWKDPGPVNTYIVEGDAGRLVALLQSFVLASFAFVLAPEQLIVTAGEMQSPRYNLPRAARRYIWRLIVLFMPSVLGIGVICASNDPRLAAPGTARSPFIIAIKNASIPVLDSIVNALILLSAITAANAFLYSASRNLYSLAKAGNAPAIFKRCNRYGLPYYAVLITASLGCLAYLSLSNSSLTVFNWLINLTNTSGYISWICCGIIYVRYRNAITHHKLESPYRSRLQPWGMYFGVIVSIILLLINGFTVFFPSQWSVGDFFTAYIGIPAFLLIYFGHRLYHRGDGWVRNPEDVDMYEGMDEVLAAERPPPVRGNITRRLWASVE
- a CDS encoding pyridoxal phosphate-dependent transferase yields the protein MAHPFVSNSNILHRSFADQPERVVSASGVSLFLESGREILDASAGPAVSCLGFGRPEIAEVVANQMNQLPYLYSGARFTCDVTEELASMLLQGQPGGLSKAIFVNSGSEATDAAIKLATQYWHERGMPQKHHVIARKQSYHGNTIGALCVSGHKSRRAMYRHWLSHNVSFVDPCFAYRLKGNESDEDYVKRLADQLEAEILRIGPENVSAFVAETVSGTTLGCLPAVPGYFVAVREICDKHDVLLILDEIMCGMGKTGTMHAWEQEGISGPDIQMIGKALGGGFVPLSGVLLRNKIFDALADGSRGLAHGHTFQAHPVACAAALEAQRIIRDEDILTNVQEMGKVLERLLRTNLGHMEFVGDIRGRGLFWAVEFVQDRRTKTPFPANMRLCHQIVDKALDLGLNILGNLGETGDIHVDHVIMSPPYVVTESELGRMNRIKILSPMNESLRTPPSASTRRGGYTRQKRGCLTCRQRKKKCDQLYPICSHCLRLNLVCKREPPRSVLPSPGAATGGSEVTETRVVRTPSIDQQIKEVTQLCQPLGLSLEPGDANSKNLVGSRRVMLRYYTVTLAFLLTTNLENNCFLSVILPMAFECPALMYAVSAWASSHLALRDEKFRADSLRHRGHALAQLQQSMKQSELSTEMCLAVTMVLCSMESISEATDAWYPHLTGAAAALAWQSEGSLAVVDPKQAVQATFEGRWLLRNFAYHDIMMSVSMDCRPLVRGFYWASEDDTLADPYFGFASRILYLISETSILNADFAEAKLGSQTRGYSFAERSQKIESELQSWVCPSGHDDSPLALLGEAYRNAALIHLYRTLARYINSYSGILKAKLKACVESICKLSRQVSEGCLVECTLLFPLFMAGGEAHETSEIEIIREKLGEMIKWRKFRNVEACLDVLDEVWRRRMDGSRREDQDKVDWLDVVKQRGWKLSIS
- a CDS encoding RmlC-like cupin domain-containing protein, producing MATTTQTVTMISNTSKQEELKERADQAAVPYRGPRLPAVPDDLVIPGIFDFECDERLWVPQAPDVWFRPLLLSVSGGYFVNILRVRRSGILSRHRHAGCVHATVLKGRWHYLEHPWWATEGGYAFEPPGDIHTLEVPEDVKEMVTMFHVTGAYIYVDPDGNPVGVEDVFSKLDKARKHYEAVGLGARNCSIRL
- a CDS encoding prephenate dehydratase PHA2, which produces MASQHKPVVSFLGPVASYTHQAVRQAFSESTWEFSPAVTIDDVFDQVQSGQVQAGVVPFENSTNGSVSFTLDNLADRTNHYPDITVDGETYVDVHHCLVGHKSPVPAVEDIAEGSGTCTPTATDPSPSKPRSRPLASLKHIQRLYSHPQAFGQCTAFISTYLKGVEIFEVSSTSKAAEIVSKDTTGTWAAISSELAAKLHGLDFLGKSIEDREDNTTRFFVIGKNAAGPKDLEKTEKAVAEKGSKSLVSFTVPHTSPGALADVLSCFRTFDINLTSINTLPSLVKPFQYIFFIEFEGHKYADPEGRVNGALEKISRVAESWRWLGSWERYI